Proteins from one Erysipelothrix larvae genomic window:
- a CDS encoding PTS sugar transporter subunit IIC, whose protein sequence is MQKFMDWMSGDFSKAMNKITRNPWVAGVQESLLTIMPVILIGSIGTFAGIFQELIPGFPDLSALSNYSFGLMSLFLAYLIPEAILTKKRRRRIAKQAGLAGIAFFMMIISPIFDADGNMIVQFGNLGSGGMIASLVSGVFVSLVMNIFSNLSFFKEDSSLPDFITVWFDTLIPIALIILFGWALTELAGLNIFDLIYQMFSPFIKVGQSFWGFVILNFLGYSFLYTFGISTWLLYPIMYAITNQAFSANQALIAAGGSAQYIHTLGTTTFFSIGGGGMTLALNIMMLRAKSKKVKTIGRSTIVPSICNINEPIIFGAPVAFNPILMIPMWINGLIAPVLTYILMSLNIVPIPTRLFGFWYLPGFISAYFESGSFVSVIYWFVLFAISWVVYYPFFKVFDNQSLAEETAKAN, encoded by the coding sequence ATGCAAAAATTTATGGATTGGATGTCTGGAGATTTTTCAAAAGCAATGAATAAAATTACCCGCAACCCGTGGGTTGCAGGTGTACAAGAATCACTACTAACAATCATGCCTGTAATTTTAATTGGGTCAATTGGTACGTTTGCTGGAATCTTTCAAGAATTAATACCTGGATTCCCAGATCTATCAGCATTGAGCAATTATTCGTTTGGACTTATGTCGCTATTTCTAGCGTACTTGATTCCTGAAGCAATTCTTACGAAGAAAAGACGTAGACGAATTGCGAAACAAGCAGGATTAGCTGGTATTGCATTTTTCATGATGATCATTTCTCCAATTTTTGATGCAGACGGCAACATGATTGTTCAATTTGGAAATTTAGGATCTGGAGGGATGATTGCTTCATTGGTATCAGGTGTCTTTGTATCATTGGTTATGAATATATTTTCAAATCTTTCATTTTTCAAAGAAGACTCTTCATTACCAGACTTCATTACAGTATGGTTTGATACATTAATTCCTATCGCACTCATTATTTTATTTGGTTGGGCACTAACAGAGTTAGCGGGATTAAACATATTTGATCTAATTTACCAAATGTTCTCACCATTTATCAAAGTTGGTCAGTCATTCTGGGGCTTTGTAATATTAAACTTCTTGGGATACTCCTTCCTTTACACTTTTGGTATCTCAACTTGGCTTCTCTATCCGATTATGTATGCAATCACAAATCAGGCATTTAGTGCAAATCAAGCACTAATCGCTGCCGGGGGTAGTGCTCAATACATTCATACATTAGGAACTACAACGTTCTTTAGTATTGGTGGAGGAGGAATGACTTTAGCACTTAACATAATGATGCTAAGAGCGAAGTCAAAAAAGGTTAAAACAATTGGACGATCCACAATCGTGCCATCAATTTGTAATATTAATGAACCAATTATCTTTGGAGCTCCAGTGGCATTTAATCCAATTCTAATGATTCCAATGTGGATAAATGGATTAATTGCACCGGTACTCACTTATATTCTGATGAGTTTAAATATAGTCCCAATTCCGACTCGGTTGTTTGGCTTTTGGTACTTGCCTGGATTTATCAGTGCTTACTTTGAATCCGGTTCATTTGTATCAGTAATTTATTGGTTTGTACTATTTGCGATTTCGTGGGTGGTATACTATCCATTCTTTAAGGTATTTGATAATCAATCGCTTGCTGAAGAAACAGCAAAAGCTAATTAA
- a CDS encoding PTS sugar transporter subunit IIB, which translates to MARQILLLCGTGASSGFMASNARSAAKDMGVDLTFIARSDAVVEDYIEDSALIMVGPHLSYMVDDLKEITEEYGVRIEIISEEIYGQLDGKGLVNQALKLLGE; encoded by the coding sequence ATGGCAAGACAGATTTTATTATTATGTGGGACAGGAGCGTCTAGTGGTTTTATGGCGAGTAATGCGCGTTCAGCTGCTAAAGATATGGGTGTAGACTTAACATTCATAGCAAGAAGTGACGCTGTTGTTGAAGACTATATTGAGGATTCTGCATTAATAATGGTAGGACCTCATTTGAGCTATATGGTTGATGATTTAAAAGAAATCACCGAAGAATATGGTGTAAGAATCGAAATTATTAGCGAAGAAATATATGGACAACTTGATGGTAAAGGGTTGGTAAACCAAGCGCTAAAATTACTGGGGGAATAA
- a CDS encoding BglG family transcription antiterminator — protein MVLNAKQELLIELLKENETLTGEMIANSLNVSTRKIRKYVHAINQTFDSLVLSSNRGYVLNKEKYTSIYQAQPDTLESIANFSPGQRRDYLIQVMLAEKTTNIFDLADECFVSLATIESDLQNLKKRLIKNNLEIQIKQNHVSILGDELDKRKLMNEIIGKRNISGNTFTNEMKILIDYYKFDDISSDIRNIMLSYDIFANDYALNAIVLHVVIMVDRFKNKKELPPQYINDDFSKSLSYQVAIEITNLINSTFNITISDSEIYQLTLVIDNNTSSIDFSIINAENISDYIDDEIIEIAKFLMGKIERKFYIDSLDENFFVKFTIHVHNLMNRVKANHTTINPFKLQLKNQNPFIYDIAVYMAYKLQKKYDITINEDEISYFAIHVGGHLQLINQKSMKLKAIFVYIEYYDLHNTLIKEINNTFNDRLEIIRILPVSEYDINLEDASDIILMSETIKESPKHIYVGHFLTPRIVEDIQTRISLIISEYYKEKFKNIALNFFNKDLYAVKATTNYTRFDIIKWITKQTTKFGYTSKYFIHDIIDREKLSSTNFKTVAIPHSLSTTVEKSFIYTYLSKEPLQWGDSSVNLVLLVGVNSNDMNNFSILFDTLVEILINPVNVSYLLESESYTMFIERLFSLYK, from the coding sequence ATGGTTTTAAATGCGAAACAAGAGCTTCTTATCGAACTACTCAAAGAAAATGAGACTTTAACTGGGGAGATGATTGCAAACTCACTCAACGTATCAACAAGAAAAATTCGTAAATATGTACACGCCATTAACCAAACATTCGATTCTTTAGTTCTTTCTAGCAATCGAGGGTATGTTTTAAACAAAGAAAAATATACTTCTATTTACCAAGCACAACCGGATACTCTTGAGAGCATCGCGAATTTTTCACCTGGACAAAGACGTGACTACCTAATACAAGTAATGCTCGCTGAAAAAACCACGAACATATTTGATTTAGCCGATGAATGCTTCGTCAGCTTAGCCACGATTGAGAGTGATTTACAGAATCTTAAGAAACGACTAATAAAAAATAATCTTGAGATTCAAATTAAACAAAACCATGTCTCGATACTCGGTGATGAACTCGATAAGCGCAAGCTCATGAATGAGATTATTGGGAAAAGAAATATTAGCGGTAATACTTTTACAAATGAGATGAAAATTCTCATTGATTATTATAAATTTGATGACATTTCATCAGACATCCGCAATATTATGTTGTCATATGATATTTTTGCAAATGATTATGCACTCAATGCGATCGTTCTTCACGTCGTGATTATGGTTGACCGATTCAAAAATAAGAAGGAGTTGCCACCACAATACATTAACGATGATTTTTCAAAATCACTATCGTATCAGGTCGCAATAGAAATTACGAACCTCATCAACTCAACCTTTAATATAACAATTAGTGATAGTGAAATATATCAACTAACACTCGTTATTGATAATAATACTTCCTCAATCGACTTCTCGATCATTAATGCGGAAAATATTAGTGATTATATTGATGACGAAATTATAGAGATTGCTAAGTTTCTCATGGGCAAAATTGAGCGCAAGTTTTATATCGATAGTCTAGATGAGAATTTCTTCGTTAAGTTTACAATCCATGTACATAACTTAATGAATCGAGTCAAAGCAAATCATACTACAATCAATCCCTTTAAATTGCAACTTAAAAATCAAAATCCCTTTATTTATGACATAGCAGTCTATATGGCATACAAGCTTCAAAAAAAATATGACATAACCATCAATGAAGATGAGATATCATATTTTGCAATACATGTAGGAGGTCATCTCCAACTGATTAATCAAAAATCTATGAAACTTAAAGCAATTTTTGTGTATATTGAATACTATGATTTACACAACACATTGATAAAAGAAATCAATAACACTTTCAACGACCGCCTTGAAATTATAAGAATTCTTCCAGTAAGTGAATACGATATTAATTTAGAAGATGCATCAGACATTATTCTAATGTCTGAAACAATCAAAGAATCACCTAAACATATCTACGTTGGTCACTTCCTTACACCACGTATTGTTGAAGATATTCAAACACGTATTAGTCTAATAATTTCAGAATATTATAAAGAAAAATTCAAAAATATCGCTTTAAATTTTTTTAACAAAGATCTCTATGCTGTAAAAGCAACGACTAATTACACTCGATTTGATATTATCAAATGGATTACAAAGCAAACAACGAAGTTTGGGTATACGAGCAAGTATTTCATTCATGATATCATTGACCGTGAAAAACTTTCGAGCACAAACTTTAAAACAGTTGCAATCCCTCATTCCTTGTCCACCACCGTAGAGAAAAGCTTTATCTATACATACCTAAGCAAAGAACCACTTCAATGGGGAGATTCTAGTGTGAATCTTGTTCTTCTGGTTGGCGTAAACAGTAATGATATGAATAATTTTTCAATCCTATTTGATACACTAGTCGAGATATTGATCAATCCAGTTAATGTATCTTATCTTCTAGAATCAGAAAGCTACACTATGTTTATTGAACGCTTATTCTCCCTTTACAAATAA
- a CDS encoding sulfatase-like hydrolase/transferase, which translates to MKREKYKLYTVISALVLLISIFIFGFTAWMVMNFGDVSFEQYYFSITSPTDGTPMSFYLKILQYVLLIIVVTILVSLVYVRILKKVKARMLIKKIGLGLVTLSIFAGSIVYMNTSLKISKYFFADKTTFFEENYVLPSSEILKFPQQKKNLIFIYVESYETTYLSKELGGNVDRNLIPNLTNIVNEKGSINFSNTDKLGGPFQAPETGYSIAAMYASQSGLPFKVPTNGNDYGNLYEFAPGTITLGDILKKEGYNTEFLVGADGVFAGVNNFYKTHGDFNILDLTIAKEKGLIPQDYSEWWGFEDKKLFEFSKQRLEEVSKLDDPFMMVIEADDSHFPDGYTDKSCPTDSTQPYENSISCVDGMVSDFIKYVQAQDYYEDTVIIVHGDHLSMEKNYFKTLDQNYLRTTFNAYINVDDALIKAAKNKNREMYIMDVFPTTLAAIGVDIKGDRLGLGTNLFSNVPTLYEYYGMDHVNEHLSNKSEYFFEEFLFSTKEYK; encoded by the coding sequence ATGAAAAGAGAAAAATATAAATTATATACGGTAATATCAGCACTTGTTTTGCTTATTTCAATTTTTATATTTGGATTCACGGCATGGATGGTCATGAATTTTGGGGATGTGAGTTTTGAGCAATATTATTTCAGTATCACATCACCCACTGATGGGACTCCGATGAGTTTCTATCTTAAGATTCTACAATATGTACTCCTGATAATCGTGGTTACGATACTGGTTTCACTGGTATATGTAAGAATCTTAAAGAAAGTAAAAGCACGCATGCTTATTAAAAAGATTGGATTGGGTCTTGTTACATTGTCGATATTTGCGGGAAGCATAGTATATATGAACACAAGTCTTAAAATATCAAAGTATTTCTTTGCGGATAAAACAACGTTTTTTGAAGAGAACTATGTACTTCCATCGTCTGAAATATTGAAGTTTCCACAACAAAAGAAAAACCTCATCTTTATTTATGTTGAATCGTATGAAACTACCTATTTATCAAAAGAGCTGGGCGGAAATGTCGACAGGAATCTCATTCCAAACTTAACAAACATTGTGAACGAGAAAGGGTCGATTAATTTCTCGAATACCGATAAGTTAGGTGGTCCATTCCAAGCACCTGAAACTGGCTATTCTATTGCAGCAATGTATGCTTCACAATCAGGACTTCCTTTTAAAGTACCAACCAATGGAAATGATTATGGAAACCTATATGAGTTTGCACCAGGAACAATTACACTTGGTGATATCTTGAAGAAGGAAGGATATAACACGGAGTTCCTAGTGGGTGCGGATGGCGTATTCGCAGGTGTAAATAACTTCTATAAAACACATGGAGACTTTAATATCCTTGACCTTACAATTGCGAAAGAAAAAGGACTAATTCCTCAAGACTACTCTGAATGGTGGGGGTTTGAGGATAAGAAACTCTTTGAGTTCTCAAAACAAAGACTTGAGGAAGTATCTAAACTTGATGATCCATTTATGATGGTTATTGAAGCAGATGATTCCCACTTTCCTGATGGTTATACCGATAAGTCTTGTCCAACTGATTCTACACAACCCTATGAAAACTCTATTTCATGTGTTGATGGAATGGTGAGTGATTTTATTAAATATGTTCAAGCACAAGATTACTATGAAGACACCGTGATTATCGTTCATGGCGATCATTTAAGCATGGAGAAAAACTACTTCAAGACACTCGATCAAAATTATCTTCGGACAACGTTCAATGCTTACATAAATGTAGATGATGCTTTGATTAAGGCGGCAAAAAATAAAAATCGTGAGATGTATATTATGGATGTTTTCCCAACAACACTTGCAGCAATTGGAGTTGATATTAAAGGGGATCGTTTGGGACTGGGAACAAACTTATTCTCCAATGTACCAACACTCTATGAATACTATGGGATGGATCATGTCAATGAGCATCTTTCAAATAAATCTGAGTATTTCTTTGAAGAGTTTTTATTTAGTACGAAAGAATATAAATAA
- a CDS encoding alpha/beta hydrolase family protein, with protein MNKITIQDMNQFKYLSNLTTSPLFSKMAFVVSKPDLKENTYTHTLMFSDGVNHSKAVDIGKSSQYYWESETSILVPYAKTEDEKKAVSESKTVLYRYDLNSKTFEYATTLYLPVSNIFVEDKSTWIVFSALNENEHGIYEDPANRDDYINATKEEREYVEIFEEIPFYSDGGTFSRGKNVQAFRYNPQTKELKRLFDKDVSVGVQNFQRDYHKLYLTAKKETGVGSFFQDGYVYDVRYDKLDKLFENDNLAISYLWEQYGAVYAMAATHDTFGINTNKDIYILRDGSLDKSYDFGLSGGNSVGSDARLGGSRTYRVGDNGLSFVGTYHDRTMLYTFDSHSLKTEYAPQGSIDGWVSFENRVYAIGLFGQDLQELVTLNEDNSVTRRSSFNKEIMSDKYVATPIHHEFENDGVTLDGWVLLPKDYNPSKTYPAILDIHGGPKTIYNDVYYHEMQVWANEGYVVFFTNPRGGDAYGNEFMDIRGKYGTIDYDDIMKFTDIVLDAYPIDPKRVGVTGGSYGGFMTNWIVSHTNRFAAAATQRSISNWISFYGTSDIGYYFQPDQTAADPIDDMEKAWEQSPLKHARNITTPLLFIHSDEDFRCPIEQGLQLYTVVKKQGVDTRFVWFKNESHGLSRGGRPKSRIKRLEEITSWMNKYLK; from the coding sequence ATGAATAAAATTACAATTCAAGATATGAATCAGTTTAAATACCTTTCAAATCTCACAACAAGTCCGCTATTTTCGAAAATGGCTTTTGTTGTATCAAAACCAGACTTGAAAGAGAACACCTATACTCATACCCTAATGTTCAGTGATGGTGTTAACCATTCAAAAGCGGTAGACATTGGGAAAAGTAGCCAATATTATTGGGAATCTGAAACTTCGATTCTTGTACCCTATGCGAAAACAGAAGATGAAAAGAAAGCAGTTAGCGAATCAAAGACTGTGTTGTATCGCTATGACTTAAATTCGAAGACATTTGAATATGCGACAACATTATATCTTCCAGTATCAAATATATTTGTTGAAGACAAATCAACATGGATCGTATTTAGTGCATTAAATGAAAATGAGCATGGAATCTATGAAGATCCAGCGAATCGTGATGATTACATCAATGCTACAAAAGAAGAGCGTGAGTATGTCGAAATATTTGAAGAAATTCCATTTTACTCAGATGGTGGTACATTCTCCCGTGGTAAGAATGTTCAAGCGTTCCGCTATAATCCACAAACCAAGGAACTTAAACGACTCTTTGATAAAGATGTTTCTGTTGGTGTACAAAACTTCCAACGAGACTATCATAAGCTATACTTAACAGCAAAAAAAGAAACCGGAGTGGGTTCATTCTTCCAAGATGGGTATGTTTATGATGTTCGTTATGACAAACTGGATAAACTGTTTGAGAATGATAATTTAGCAATTAGCTACCTATGGGAGCAATACGGTGCTGTTTACGCAATGGCTGCAACACACGATACCTTTGGCATCAATACGAATAAAGATATATACATTCTTCGAGACGGAAGTCTTGATAAATCCTATGACTTTGGACTTTCTGGCGGAAATTCAGTAGGAAGTGATGCTCGTCTAGGAGGTAGCCGTACCTACCGTGTTGGGGATAATGGTCTTTCATTTGTTGGTACCTACCACGATCGTACAATGCTTTATACTTTTGATTCACATTCATTGAAGACAGAATATGCGCCACAGGGTTCTATTGATGGTTGGGTAAGCTTTGAAAACCGTGTTTATGCGATTGGACTATTTGGTCAAGACCTTCAAGAACTTGTGACATTAAATGAAGATAACAGTGTGACACGACGTTCATCATTCAATAAAGAAATCATGAGTGATAAATATGTCGCAACACCAATTCATCATGAGTTTGAGAATGATGGTGTAACACTTGATGGTTGGGTCCTCTTACCTAAAGACTACAATCCATCCAAAACCTATCCAGCAATCCTAGATATCCATGGTGGACCAAAGACGATTTACAATGATGTCTATTACCACGAGATGCAAGTTTGGGCTAACGAAGGATATGTTGTATTCTTCACAAATCCACGGGGTGGTGATGCTTATGGGAATGAGTTTATGGATATCCGAGGAAAATATGGAACCATTGACTATGATGACATCATGAAATTTACCGACATTGTACTCGACGCGTATCCAATTGATCCAAAACGTGTTGGTGTGACTGGTGGATCATATGGTGGGTTCATGACAAACTGGATTGTATCTCATACAAACAGATTTGCTGCTGCAGCGACACAACGCAGTATTTCAAACTGGATATCGTTCTATGGCACTTCAGACATTGGGTACTATTTCCAACCCGATCAAACTGCGGCTGATCCAATTGATGATATGGAAAAAGCATGGGAGCAATCACCACTAAAACATGCACGTAATATCACGACACCATTGCTCTTTATTCACAGCGATGAAGACTTCCGTTGTCCAATTGAACAAGGACTTCAGTTATACACTGTTGTGAAAAAACAAGGGGTAGATACACGCTTTGTGTGGTTCAAAAATGAGAGCCATGGACTATCTCGAGGAGGCCGTCCGAAATCACGTATTAAACGACTTGAAGAAATCACAAGTTGGATGAATAAATACCTTAAGTAA
- a CDS encoding MurR/RpiR family transcriptional regulator encodes MSILIKIREYGGLSQSESMVQKYILHNTKKFLSQSCRDVAKETYTSPSTVTRFCKRIVPEGMHAMKLKLATEVESYKNINLDILNSTIIQPNDSVLDVTDKITKISIQSIEETRLLLNEADLVDAAKMIVDATAVDFYGTGASNVVAIDASYKFMRIGKIAQCYQLVDRQLVQSLNSNQNHVGLIFSFSGETKEMIEIAKNLQESGTPSIAIVGSIGSQLPKYTDLAIFVSAKETTFRSGAMASRTAQLFVVDLLYAISSLYDYDKSHLNVAKTRISV; translated from the coding sequence ATGAGTATCTTAATTAAAATTAGGGAGTACGGTGGTTTATCACAAAGTGAATCAATGGTACAAAAATACATTTTACATAACACTAAGAAGTTTTTATCACAGAGCTGTAGGGATGTAGCGAAAGAAACATACACATCTCCTTCAACTGTTACTCGTTTTTGTAAACGAATAGTTCCAGAAGGAATGCATGCGATGAAATTAAAGCTTGCTACAGAAGTTGAAAGTTACAAAAATATCAACTTAGATATCCTTAACTCAACCATTATCCAGCCCAATGACTCGGTTCTTGATGTAACTGACAAGATTACGAAAATTTCTATTCAATCAATAGAAGAAACTCGACTGCTCCTTAATGAAGCAGATTTAGTTGACGCAGCCAAAATGATAGTAGATGCTACTGCTGTTGATTTTTACGGTACAGGTGCATCGAATGTAGTTGCAATTGATGCTTCATATAAATTTATGAGAATAGGCAAAATCGCTCAATGTTACCAACTTGTTGATCGCCAATTAGTACAGTCATTGAACTCAAATCAAAACCATGTCGGTCTTATTTTTTCTTTCTCTGGTGAGACTAAAGAAATGATTGAGATTGCTAAAAATCTTCAAGAAAGTGGAACTCCATCTATAGCTATCGTCGGCTCAATCGGAAGTCAACTCCCTAAATATACGGATTTAGCCATATTTGTTAGTGCAAAAGAAACAACATTTCGTAGCGGAGCAATGGCATCAAGAACTGCTCAACTATTCGTCGTGGATTTACTCTATGCAATAAGCAGTCTATATGATTATGATAAATCCCATTTAAATGTCGCAAAAACAAGAATATCGGTGTAA
- a CDS encoding PTS sugar transporter subunit IIB, which yields MISLLRIDERLIHGQVAYSWTNTYKSQALMVITLNQKNDLERMSLELACPRNLKCFIVTIQEAVDLLKKYESKSIFVVTDCAEVVLELLKNGINIPTVNVGGLYHKSGRTQVSKTVFIDDTMREVFRKISDFGTKLEIRATPSDSPINLIKSL from the coding sequence ATGATTTCTTTATTAAGAATTGATGAACGACTAATCCACGGACAAGTTGCTTATTCTTGGACAAATACTTATAAAAGCCAAGCGTTAATGGTGATTACACTAAATCAAAAGAATGATTTGGAAAGGATGTCATTAGAGCTAGCTTGTCCACGAAACTTAAAATGTTTCATAGTTACAATACAAGAAGCGGTTGATTTACTCAAAAAATATGAGAGTAAATCTATCTTTGTCGTAACTGATTGTGCTGAAGTTGTTCTCGAACTATTGAAGAATGGAATTAATATACCGACTGTTAATGTTGGTGGTCTTTACCATAAAAGTGGTCGAACTCAAGTGAGCAAAACAGTTTTTATAGACGATACCATGAGGGAAGTATTTCGAAAGATTAGCGACTTTGGAACAAAGTTGGAAATTAGGGCAACCCCTAGTGATTCCCCAATAAACTTAATTAAGTCGCTTTAA
- a CDS encoding PTS system mannose/fructose/sorbose family transporter subunit IID has product MSIIIAVIILENYGYGYWMFSRPVIAGPIIGLIMNDIQTGLLVGGSIELMYMGVLPIGGSVPPNAQIAGMLSTVFAITNGGRAEIGISLALPIGVLAQLLIMLAWNINIGLMHRADRFIDEGNIKGVERTHLLGLPIFFLVFFIPTFLAIFLGSDAVTAIVNSMPAVLTDGLKIASGILPAVGMAMLLKMMNFKKYWSFFIFGFVLAVYLELNVLAISLIALCIVMANVCLSKQNDSQDDFEDFDDEPTNSRVDRLIDKGVLKQTMRRSFFTMTSINYERYTSLGFCYSMIPTIKRLYSNKEDQISALRRHNEFFNCHPYTGNAVIGVSIALEESLAIGEGGVTFEAISATKSALMGPLSGIGDSVFKAVFMTIFAAIGAGMALEGNLLGPIVFIVPNVSLNILSRWYFIKYGYEFGSSIILKMKNSQLIDKFIEGATVVGLMVVGAMSMSFVKVPISLNWTFGEIEIVLIDLINSIIPGILSLLVVLGFYHILNKQKKGMFTCIGLSFVVGIVGKFLGIF; this is encoded by the coding sequence TTGAGCATCATAATTGCAGTAATAATTCTTGAAAACTATGGTTACGGTTATTGGATGTTTTCGAGGCCAGTAATAGCTGGACCGATTATTGGATTAATAATGAATGATATTCAAACGGGACTCCTAGTGGGTGGAAGTATTGAATTAATGTACATGGGAGTATTACCAATTGGTGGTTCAGTACCACCAAATGCACAAATTGCTGGGATGCTATCGACAGTGTTTGCAATAACAAATGGAGGACGTGCGGAAATTGGAATTAGTCTTGCACTTCCAATTGGGGTATTAGCTCAGTTATTAATTATGCTTGCATGGAACATAAACATTGGTTTAATGCACCGTGCTGATAGATTTATAGATGAAGGAAACATAAAAGGTGTCGAAAGAACCCACCTACTAGGATTGCCAATATTCTTCCTAGTATTCTTTATACCAACGTTCCTAGCAATCTTTCTAGGTAGTGATGCTGTAACAGCAATTGTAAATTCGATGCCTGCTGTATTAACTGACGGATTAAAAATAGCATCTGGAATTTTACCCGCAGTAGGTATGGCGATGCTTCTTAAAATGATGAATTTTAAAAAGTATTGGTCTTTCTTTATCTTTGGGTTTGTACTCGCAGTATATCTAGAGCTTAACGTTCTTGCAATCTCATTAATTGCACTTTGTATCGTAATGGCGAATGTGTGTCTTTCAAAACAAAATGATTCACAAGATGACTTTGAGGATTTTGATGATGAACCAACCAATAGCCGAGTGGACCGTTTGATCGATAAAGGTGTTCTAAAGCAAACAATGCGCCGATCTTTCTTTACGATGACATCAATCAATTATGAACGTTATACTTCACTAGGATTTTGTTATTCGATGATTCCGACGATTAAAAGACTATATTCTAATAAAGAAGACCAAATATCTGCCTTAAGACGTCATAATGAATTTTTCAATTGTCATCCATATACAGGTAATGCTGTCATCGGAGTTTCAATCGCACTAGAGGAAAGTTTAGCAATTGGGGAAGGTGGAGTGACATTTGAAGCGATTTCTGCAACTAAATCTGCTCTTATGGGACCATTGTCCGGGATTGGAGATTCTGTATTTAAGGCTGTCTTTATGACTATCTTTGCTGCTATTGGAGCAGGGATGGCCCTAGAAGGGAATTTACTTGGCCCAATCGTATTTATAGTACCTAATGTTTCCTTGAATATATTATCAAGATGGTACTTTATAAAATATGGGTACGAGTTCGGATCATCCATTATTTTGAAAATGAAGAACAGTCAACTAATTGATAAATTTATTGAAGGGGCTACTGTTGTTGGATTAATGGTGGTAGGAGCAATGAGCATGAGTTTTGTAAAAGTGCCGATTTCCTTGAACTGGACTTTCGGAGAAATAGAAATTGTGTTAATTGATTTGATTAATTCAATAATCCCCGGTATATTATCTCTTCTAGTAGTTTTAGGGTTCTATCATATTTTAAATAAACAAAAGAAAGGTATGTTTACGTGTATTGGCTTAAGTTTTGTAGTCGGTATCGTAGGTAAGTTTTTAGGTATATTCTAA
- a CDS encoding N-acetylmannosamine-6-phosphate 2-epimerase: protein MTHKDILLNKIAGNLIVSCQARPGWAMYGPNIMAAFAVAAQEGGAVAIRATGKENIQAIKNKVSLPILGINKIFNPDYPVYITPTYESAKEILDIGIEIIALDATDRARPNNETFESIVEKIRLNYPDTLIMGEVSTLEEAKSILNLDIDLISTTLSGYTQESEDVHGVNFKLIETIKKITDIPVIAEGKIESPEEAVMALQSGAFAVVVGTSITRPEIITSRYANSLKRMKG, encoded by the coding sequence ATGACACATAAAGATATTTTACTCAACAAAATTGCTGGTAATTTAATTGTATCTTGCCAAGCACGCCCTGGATGGGCTATGTACGGGCCAAACATTATGGCTGCATTCGCAGTAGCAGCACAAGAGGGAGGCGCTGTCGCAATTCGTGCAACGGGAAAAGAAAACATACAAGCTATTAAAAATAAGGTTTCCCTACCAATTCTTGGGATTAATAAAATTTTCAACCCGGATTACCCAGTATACATCACTCCTACTTATGAAAGTGCAAAAGAGATATTGGATATCGGCATTGAAATTATCGCCCTTGATGCAACAGATCGAGCAAGACCTAACAATGAAACATTCGAATCAATAGTTGAGAAAATACGATTGAATTATCCCGATACATTGATTATGGGAGAGGTTTCAACTTTGGAAGAAGCTAAAAGCATACTTAACTTAGATATTGACTTAATTTCAACAACATTATCTGGATACACTCAAGAATCTGAGGATGTCCATGGAGTGAATTTTAAGTTGATTGAAACCATAAAGAAAATTACAGATATTCCAGTAATAGCAGAAGGAAAAATAGAGTCCCCAGAAGAAGCAGTTATGGCATTGCAATCAGGAGCATTTGCCGTTGTAGTAGGAACTTCTATTACTAGACCAGAAATTATCACTTCTCGTTATGCAAATTCGTTAAAGAGAATGAAGGGATGA